One Acropora palmata chromosome 2, jaAcrPala1.3, whole genome shotgun sequence genomic window carries:
- the LOC141873435 gene encoding putative E3 ubiquitin-protein ligase HECTD2, protein MSGGGAKNSSARLLPPIKNPLFNPNEDSDEVRVTSVLQNSHSDRPRQGRRLGGLANLFSSRHRNSFSPNSAGGEETEPETSGESSNAVSHSKPTARTAQVGNRKTLLTDPETEEVSGSSNVKPTNSRVTNNRFSRNLSNNKTEADGEVLVEERNSASDGENRKRISSSKQGSKITISEPKKTGLLRRDKEKRGLLVKQDSEDSGKFLSTDPQHERLHSAPSSDSEVVVHRNNRSKKEEKKKAEVVKYEDAMSLRNEWREAMASGEYRSLLGFLTSTFDTFSEMVSIFKKKDDFDPEELGESGIDHDFVRITYDIVLSLPQDIQKNVLKSVINSLLQDIKRQRTKTDLRAYTILLQNPQFNKTATYVIFAHLLRQISSLMDTEHQFLVHWFRRLPVNTFKAIITRVQQFISVRLFPSKTNELPPDEKCTWWIPSAVKVLALLNASNWLFIPPLVNHTFFYNHSLDHIDLLSEYYSWQNPGANSNKFSFCQYPFTLSLAAKRFIMQKDSESQMIVMARKSLVAKVQRREIPDMGMLFLNIKVRRSHLIHDSLNEISRKQRDLKKKLKVTFTGEPGLDMGGLTKEWFLLLVRKIFRPEYGMFTYDEKSRTYWFSKNCMDNDSEFNLVGVLMGLAVYNSIILDIRFPPCCYKKLLSPAVVPFHDPHATVGLAALGLQDLIEAMPDLGRGLKELLEYDGDVKEDLCQTFQISYTVFGEVVTHCLKPKGDKIPVTEQNREEYVNLYVDYLLNKSIYQQFASFYHGFHSVCASNALIMLRPEEVEMLVCGNPELDMDALRKVTVYDGYTKNDSAIRYFWDVVMSFSMELKKKLLLFATGSDRVPIGGMGEMEFKIIRMEVAHSTSMLPMAHTCFNQLCLPPYKNRKVLKQKLTIAISNAEGFGIE, encoded by the exons ATGTCTGGTGGAGGAGCCAAAAACAGTTCTGCTCGCCTTCTACCGCCGATAAAAAACCCACTTTTCAACCCGAACGAAGATTCCGATGAAGTGCGAGTAACTTCTGTG TTACAGAACAGTCATTCTGATCGACCTCGTCAGGGTAGAAGGTTAGGAGGCCTAGCAAATCTCTTCAGCTCTCGCCATCGAAATTCGTTTTCTCCGAACTCTGCTGGTGGGGAAGAAACAGAGCCAGAGACTTCAGGCGAAAGTTCGAACGCTGTTTCGCATTCAAAACCTACTGCGAGGACAGCACAAGTGGGAAACCGAAAAACCTTGTTGACGGACCCAGAAACTGAAGAAGTCTCAGGATCATCGAATGTGAAGCCAACCAATTCAAGGGTTACAAACAACCGTTTCTCTCGTAACCtcagcaacaacaaaacggaAGCTGATGGGGAAGTTCTCGTCGAAGAACGGAATTCGGCTTCAGACGGAGAGAATAGAAAACGAATCTCTTCCTCCAAGCAAGGGTCCAAGATTACGATCAGTGAGCCGAAGAAGACAGGGCTGTTAAGGAGGGATAAGGAAAAAAGGGGCTTGTTGGTGAAACAAGATTCCGAAGACAGCGGGAAGTTTCTCTCGACGGATCCTCAGCATGAGCGCCTTCATTCAGCGCCTTCCTCGGACAGCGAAGTGGTGGTTCATCGAAATAATCGatcaaaaaaagaagaaaaaaagaaagctgaagTTGTGAAATATGAAGATGCTATGTCTCTAAG GAATGAGTGGAGAGAAGCAATGGCTTCAGGGGAATACAGAAGTCTCCTTGGGTTTTTGACGTCGACATTTGACACCTTTTCTGAAATGGTCTCAATATTCAAG AAGAAAGATGACTTTGATCCAGAGGAGCTTGGTGAAAGTGGTATTGATCATGACTTTGTTAGGATTACATATGATATCGTCCTTTCACTG CCTCAAGATATACAAAAGAATGTCCTCAAATCTGTCATTAACAGCTTGTTGCAAGATATCAAAAG GCAAAGAACAAAGACTGATCTCAGAGCTTACACAATTCTTCTACAG aACCCTCAGTTTAACAAAACAGCTACTTATGTAATCTTTGCGCACTTGCTACGACAAATCTCATCACTGATGGATACAGAACATCAGTTCCTTGTTCACTGGTTTAGAAG acttCCAGTCAATACCTTTAAAGCAATCATTACAAGGGTACAACAG tttATCAGTGTGCGTCTGTTTCcaagcaaaaccaatgaaCTTCCTCCTGATGAGAAATGTACTTGGTGGATTCCTTCTGCCGTTAAAGTTCTAGCTCTATTAA ATGCCTCCAATTGGTTGTTCATTCCTCCTCTTGTCAATCACACCTTCTTCTATAATCATTCTCTTGATCACATTGATCTCCTGAGCGAGTACTATTCATGGCAAAACCCAGGTGCTAACTCAAA tAAGTTTTCATTCTGTCAGTACCCCTTCACTCTGAGCCTAGCAGCCAAACGGTTTATAATGCAAAAGGACTCTGAGTCGCAAATGATTGTGATGGCCAGG AAAAGTCTTGTTGCAAAAGTCCAAAGACGAGAAATACCAGACATGGGCATGCTGTTTCTCAACATCAAAGTGCGTCGTTCTCACTTGATTCATGATTCATTGAATGAG ATTTCTCGGAAGCAGAGggatttgaagaagaaactaAAAGTCACGTTTACAGGTGAACCTGGACTTGATATGGGTGGGCTCACAAAAGAGTGGTTCCTGTTACTGGTCAGAAAAATCTTCAGACCAGAATATG GAATGTTTACATATGACGAGAAGTCAAGAACGTACTGGTTTAGCAAGAATTGCATGGACAATGACTCTGAATTTAATTTAGTTGGTGTT CTAATGGGGTTAGCAGTTTACAACAGCATTATTTTAGACATCAGATTTCCTCCATGCTGCTACAAAAAGCTTCTGAGTCCAGCTGTTGTTCCATTCCATGATCCTCATGCTACAGTTGGTCTTGCAGCTTTAGGACTTCAAGATCTCATTGAGGCAATGCCG GATCTCGGGCGAGGACTCAAGGAATTGCTGGAGTATGATGGTGATGTTAAGGAAGATCTCTGTCAGACTTTCCAG aTCTCCTACACTGTTTTCGGTGAAGTTGTTACGCACTGTCTAAAGCCGAAAGGGGATAAAATTCCAGTCACGGAGCAAAATAGGGAAG AATATGTCAATCTCTATGTGGATTATCTTCTGAATAAGTCCATATATCAACAGTTTGCATCATTTTATCATGGTTTCCACAGTGTCTGTGCATCGAACGCCCTTATC ATGTTGCGCCCTGAAGAGGTGGAGATGTTGGTCTGCGGAAATCCTGAGCTGGACATGGATGCTCTCAGGAAGGTGACAGTTTATGATGGTTACACGAAGAATGACTCAGCCATCAG GTATTTCTGGGATGTAGTTATGTCATTCTCAATGGAgttaaagaagaaattgttgctATTTGCCACCGGAAGTGACCGTGTTCCCATCGGGGGCATGGGTGAAATGGAATTTAAAATTATACGAATGGAAGTCGCCCACAGCACCAGCAT GCTGCCCATGGCTCATACGTGCTTCAATCAGCTATGTCTTCCTCCTTACAAGAACAGAAAAGTTCTCAAGCAGAAGCTAACTATTGCTATTTCCAATGCCGAAGGTTTCGGAATCGAGTAA
- the LOC141873721 gene encoding uncharacterized protein LOC141873721, translated as MFYSVDILTRKGRLGLIWLAATYGESRRGMTQRDYKRVNISRACRDIIDPVVPFALRLSSNLMVGVVRIYREQTRIVWVEAKHVYKTIKDAYGMRIKDIDLANPTLREEAITDSFNFSTDSFRLDIETHPVDLLGTEGYFAVNGSRYSSPAAPPVRHFSPPSLPGTPSLTGSPGWLPQWRTPSGSDHDMSPFQARIADITIPDEVDYVRKRKDEPITIPGEVDITGDLPLPDIPMPEPPRPGQMPPPPDVQRRSPRHRSRSPRTRSRSPRVRSRSPRARSKSPRARSRSPRARSKSPRARSRSPHTRSKSPRARSKSPSARSRSPRAGSKSPRARSKSPCPPSKSTRDRSRSPRERTRSPRRRTPSPRQPLSALPQQSPVRPSDDQVVQAPPSPPLAEPVVDEPSLADVLMIDEVTGQLIMPGERDSDLTDISPTNIPEPEFAVPFGYDTPGAPAVTVSPSPPRKAKTRKTRRRRILVDRMTQLSPDVIKRNVHSGGQETLCERRLDEHYLKSGKDLFMEPITEALRSSPFIEVWKANAFTPHSCEPTSSSSESEDSRKESSLETLRSPLGESTEFARGMETPSEKEIPRTVPQGEGSGLFERTDTSGLTPDLPDGDVQPMLSFSGDGGLKSEIEMDSTAPRARSSSILRSSLTGLLSPIQEPSDLEDYMGEIGDLPTLAEQTEVTKLVEEEDHDVTRLVSKAFKEIGDPFVFLNVWPPRSTSRKDAAKAFFQLLALHKNGAIQLEQRDPYMLTNIYIYKSINY; from the exons ATGTTTTACTCGGTCGATATTTTGACACGAAAGGGAAGACTTGGCCTTATCTG GCTAGCTGCCACCTATGGTGAATCTAGAAGAGGGATGACACAACGGGATTATAAAAGAGTCAATATTTCAAGGGCATG TCGTGATATCATTGATCCTGTTGTACCATTTGCACTGCGCTTGTCCTCTAATCTTATGGTTGGAGTAGTACGAATTTATCGTGAACAAACTCGAATTGTCTGGG TTGAAGCCAAACATGTTTATAAAACCATAAAGGATGCCTACGGAATGAGAATCAAGGACATTGACTTAGCTAATCCAACGTTAAG AGAGGAAGCTATCACAGACTCTTTCAACTTCTCAACGGATTCATTTCGTTTGGACATAGAAACTCACCCCGTGGATCTATTAGGAACG GAAGGTTACTTCGCAGTGAATGGTAGCCGTTATTCATCCCCAGCCGCTCCACCCGTGAGGCATTTCAGTCCACCTAGTCTACCAGGCACACCATCGCTAACAGGAAGCCCAGGGTGGCTTCCGCAATGGAGAACTCCGTCTGGATCCGATCATGACATGAGCCCATTTCAGGCCAGGATAGCCGATATAACAATACCAGACGAGGTGGATTATGTTCGAAAACGGAAGGACGAGCCCATAACA ATTCCAGGGGAAGTGGATATAACTGGTGACTTGCCGCTCCCAGACATTCCAATGCCTGAACCTCCCAGGCCTGGTCAGATGCCACCTCCTCCCGATGTCCAGCGACGGTCACCGCGCCATCGTTCCAGATCTCCTCGTACTCGTTCCAGGTCTCCTCGCGTTCGTTCCAGGTCTCCTCGTGCTCGTTCTAAGTCACCCCGTGCTCGCTCCAGGTCTCCTCGTGCTCGTTCTAAATCACCCCGTGCTCGTTCCAGGTCTCCTCATACTCGTTCCAAGTCTCCTCGAGCTCGTTCCAAGTCTCCTAGTGCTCGCTCTAGGTCTCCTCGTGCTGGTTCCAAGTCCCCACGTGCTCGTTCCAAGTCTCCTTGTCCTCCTTCTAAGTCCACTCGTGATCGTTCCCGTTCTCCGCGTGAGCGTACTCGATCTCCTCGCCGTAGAACCCCGTCTCCTCGGCAACCACTTTCAGCTCTTCCCCAACAGTCTCCTGTTAGGCCGAGCGATGACCAAGTTGT ACAAGCCCCACCATCTCCCCCACTTGCCGAGCCTGTAGTAGATGAACCGTCCCTAGCTGATGTTCTGATGATAGATGAAGTAACTGGACAGCTAATAATGCCTGGAG AGAGAGATTCAGATCTTACGGATATCAGTCCCACAAACATACCAGAACCTGAG TTTGCTGTCCCCTTCGGGTATGATACCCCTGGAGCACCCGCTGTGACCGTTTCCCCGTCACCACCCAGAAAGGCAAAGACCAGAAAGACAAGGAGGAGAAGAATACTTGTTGATAGGATGACGCAACTTAGTCCTGACGTCATCAAACGCAACGTTCACTCGGGAGGACAGGAAACATTGTGTGAGAGG AGACTTGACGAGCATTACTTGAAATCAGGCAAGGATCTTTTTATGGAGCCAATTACAGAAG CTCTTCGCAGTTCTCCTTTCATTGAGGTGTGGAAAGCCAATGCATTCACCCCGCACAGCTGTGAGCCAACATCCTCCTCCAGTGAGTCTGAGGACTCACGAAAAGAGTCTAGTTTGGAAACTCTTAGGTCCCCTTTGGGAGAAAGCACTGAG TTTGCTAGGGGTATGGAAACGCCTTCCGAGAAGGAAATTCCGCGAACAGTTCCTCAAGGCGAGGGTTCAGGATTGTTTGAAAGAACAGATACATCAGGGTTAACGCCCGATCTTCCAG ACGGTGATGTTCAACCAATGCTTTCCTTCAGTGGCGATGGAGGcttgaaaagtgaaattgaGATGGATTCAACTGCGCCACGTGCAAG ATCGTCCTCTATTCTTCGCTCATCATTGACTGGCCTTTTGTCACCAATACAAGAACCATCTGATCTGGAAGACTACATGGGAGAAATTg GTGATCTGCCAACTCTTGCGGAACAAACAGAGGTGACAAAGTTAGTTGAGGAAGAAGATCACGATGTTACGCG TTTGGTCAGCAAAGCCTTCAAAGAGATAGGAGatccttttgtctttttaaacGTGTGGCCTCCACGTTCAACCTCAAGAAAAGATGCAGCCAAAGCTTTCTTTCAACTTCTGG cttTGCACAAAAATGGTGCCATTCAGCTGGAACAGAGGGACCCATACATGCTGacaaatatttatatttacaaGAGTATCAACTACTAA
- the LOC141873525 gene encoding uncharacterized protein LOC141873525, with product MSIPVITLLVFISATFMNHSGVQGNDWKTTCVGEETELTCDHLDPATKNPEYFELVWSVSDSENPLDGTDISYCGKNPNKCSTYPLRQSRFAQRIRVRISSHGRIYVTQLWENDELSFSCQIFLRGNKRPLVTSVNLSSVSCLSLRIGQEINLSEASGENHISPETVYDKWWHIIQPNGGKTPIAYCNATLCSDILRPEFKTRMEINGTSLILKKVKLADKGLRLQCRILQNNKPLPLLYNVMVKNVSVNPTTDSNTSTRDIPTKTPTGINTSITEWERITSTASCIYATILSFLSLFGSVFNGY from the exons ATCATTCAGGTGTTCAAGGTAACGACTGGAAGACAACATGTGTTGGGGAAGAAACAGAGTTAACGTGTGACCACTTGGATCCAGCCACTAAAAACCCTGAATATTTTGAGCTGGTTTGGTCTGTGAGCGACTCGGAAAATCCTCTTGACGGAACAGACATTTCCTATTGTGGCAAAAACCCAAACAAGTGTAGCACATATCCTCTAAGGCAAAGCCGCTTCGCACAAAGAATCCGTGTCAGGATTTCTTCCCATGGAAGAATATATGTAACGCAGTTATGGGAAAACGATGAGTTGAGTTTCAGCTGTCAGATATTTCTGCGCGGAAACAAACGACCGCTGGTTACCTCAGTGAACCTCTCTTCTGTTAGTT GTCTCTCCTTACGGATCGGACAAGAGATCAACCTCAGTGAAGCATCAGGGGAGAATCATATTTCACCAGAAACAGTATACGACAAATGGTGGCACATAATTCAACCCAACGGCGGAAAAACGCCGATCGCGTACTGCAATGCCACCTTGTGCTCAGATATTTTGCGTCCTGAATTCAAAACGAGGATGGAAATAAATGGGACGTCATTAATACTGAAGAAAGTGAAATTAGCTGACAAGGGATTGAGATTGCAATGcagaattttgcaaaataacaagCCACTTCCGTTACTGTATAACGTGATGGTTAAAAATGTCTCTGTCAACCCAACAACAG ACTCCAATACCTCAACACGAGATATTCCAACAAAGACGCCTACTGGAATTAACACAAGCATAACAGAATGGGAGAGAATAACCTCGACAGCAAGTTGCATTTATGCAaccattttgtcatttttgtcattatttggATCTGTTTTCAACGGATATTAA